Within Actinosynnema pretiosum, the genomic segment AGCAGCAGCACGCTCAGCACGATCGCCGCGTCCGGGTCGGTCTCCAGCGCCAGGTACACCGACAGCGGCATGGTCGCGGTCCGGCCGGGGAAGTTGCCCGCGAACGTGATCGTCGCCCCGAACTCGCCCAGCGCCCGCGCCCAGCACAGCACCGCGCCCGCGACCACGCCGGGCAGCACCGACGGCAGGGTGACCCGGCGGAACACCGTCCACCGGGACGCCCCGAGCGTGGCCGCCGCCTCCTCGTAGCGCGGGTCGGCCCCGCGCAGCGCGCCCTCCACCGACACCACCAGGAACGGCATGGCCACGAACGCCTCGGCCACGACCACGCCCGCCGTGGTGAACGGCAGCGACACCCCGAACCAGGCGTCCAGGTACTGCCCGACCAGCCCCCGGCGGCCCAGCACGTACAGCAGCGCCACCCCGCCCACCACCGGCGGCAGCACCATCGGCACCGTCACCAGCGCGCGCAGCACGCCCCTGCCGGGGACGCGCGTGCGGGCCAGCAGCCACGCCAGCGGCACCCCCAGCAGCAGGCACACCAGCGTCGCGAGCGAGGCGCACAGCAGCGACAGCCGCAGCGCCTGCCCGACGAGGGGCGCCGCCAGCAGCTCGCCGAGCCGGTCCCACGGGGTGCGCAGCAGCATCCCGAGCAGCGGGACCAGCAGGAAGGCCACGCCCACCGCCGCGGGCAGCAGCAGGACCAGCGGCGGTCGGCGCGTCACGGCGCGTCGAAGCCCGCGGCGGACAGGACCTTCTTGCCGCTCTCGGAGAGCACGAACTCCCGGAACGCCCGGCCGCCCGCGGCGTTGGGGGCCTTGGCGAGCACGGCGATCGGGTAGTCGTTCACGGCCTCGTCGGCCTCGGCGAACGTGATGCCCTCCACGTCCGCGCCCGCCGCCCGCACGTCCGTGCGGTAGACCAGCGCGGCGTCGACCTCGCCGAGGCGCACCTTGGTCAGCACGGCCTTGACGTCCTGCTCCAGCGTGTCGGCCTCGGGCGTGACGGCCGCGGCCTCGAACACCTTCTTGGACGCGGCCCCGCACGGCACCTGCTCGGCGCACAGGGCGATCTTCAGGTCGTCCTTGCCGAAGTCCGCCAGCCCGGTGATCTTGCCGGGGTTGCCCTCGGGCACGGCGATCTGCAGCCGGTTGCGCACGAACGTGGTGGGCGTGTCGGTCACCAGGCCAGTGTCGGTGACCTGCTTCATGTTCGCCGGGGCCGCCGAGGCGAACAGGTCGGCGGGCGCGCCCTGGTTCAGCTGCTGGGCCAGGCCCGAGCTGCCGCCGAAGTTGAAGGTGACCTTCGAGCCGGGGTTGGCGGCCTCGAAGTCCTTGCCCAACCGGGTGAACGTCTCGTTCAGCGAGGCGGCGGCGAAGACGGTGACCTCGCCGAGCGGGGCGGCGGCCGAGCCGGGCTCGGCGGGCGCCGGGGTGTCCGACGGGGCGCAGCCGACCAGCGCGAGCGCGGCGGCGGACAGGGCGGACAGGACGCGCAGGCGGGGACGGGTGCGCACGGGTGTCAGACCTCCGGGATCTCTACCACGACGTGGGTCGACTTGATGGAGGCCACGGCCACCGACCCGACCTCCAGGCCCAGCTCCTCGGCGGAGTCGCTGCTCATCAGCGACACCACGCGGAACGGGCCCGCCTGCATCTCCACCTGCGCCATGACGCCGTCCTTGACGACGCGGGTGACGATGCCGCGCATCCGGTTGCGGGCCGAGGTCGTGATCGGCCCGCCCGCCTCCGGGTTCTCGGCGGCGCGCTGCGCGAACGCGGCCAGCTCGGCGCCCTCGACGCCCCTGCGCCCGCTGTCGAGCTGGACCGAGGACAGCCGTCCCTGGTCGATCCACCGGCGCACGGTGTCGTCGCTCACCCCGAGCAGGGCGGCTGCTTCGCTGATCCGCAAATTCGGCACGGGGCGGAGTGTAATGCCGCAGAAGCGGGTGATTGACAGCCTGTTGGCGGCTTTTGCGGAAGTGTCACAGCCCCTGTGGTGCGAGGCGTGCTGCCGGGGGGCGCGCGGTCCAGCAGGCACGTGCGGGACGTGTGCGCGCTGACCGTCTCGCGGGTCGGCGCGCTGCCCGCTCCCGTGCCCGCGACGCCCCGGTGGCGCTCGTCGTCCCTCCGGCCCGGTCCCGTTCGGCCCGGCCGCGCGCCAGGGCCAGTCGTGTCCGGGTCAGTCGCGCCTGGGCCAGTCGCGTCCGGGTCAGTCGCGCCCGGCGCGCTCCAGCCCGTCGAGCACCAGCGCGACGGTGAAGTCGAACCGGTCGTGCCCGGTCCCGGCGGTCAGCTCGGCGGCGTGCCGCTTGGACACCGCGAACGCGTCCGGCAGCTCCGCGAACCGCCGGGCCATCTCCTCCCGGCTGATCACCCACTCCTCGCCGCCCGCGGTCCGGCGCGCGGCCAGCGAGCGCTCCAGGCTGTAGGCGTTGACGTACAGGGTCAGCGCGTCGACCGCCCACGCGGCGGCCTGCGGCGGGACCCCGCCCGCGAGCGCGATCGCGAGCATCCCCTCGCTCACCCGCAGCGTGTCCAGGTTGGACGGCGCGGCGGCCAGCGCGGCGCGGGAGACGCCGGGGTAGCGCAGGTACTCGTCCCGCAGCGCGGCGCAGACGGCGGTCAGCTGCGCCCGCCACGCCGCCGGGTCCGGCTCGGGCAGCGCGACCCGCGCGCACAGGCGGCCGATCAGCAGCTCGTCCAGGTCCTCCTTGTTGACCACGTGCGCGTACAGCGACGACGCGCCCGTGCCCAGCGCGGCGGCCACCCGGCGCATGGTCAGCGCCTCGTAGCCCTCGCGCTCGACGATGCCGAAGGCGGTGTCGACGATCGCGTCCACGGTGATCGGGGCCTTGCGCGCCGCCCCGCGCCCGGTGGCGGCCTCGCCGCCGGGGAGCTGGTTGCGGGCGGCGCGGCGCTGCTGCGGTGTGGGCACGGGACGAGTCTAGTCGCCGGGGGCGAACAGTGTTCCAGATAACTTAGAACGGTGTTCGCCTTGTTCTGAACAGTGTTCGAGAGTAGAACAGTGTTCGTGCCTGTTGACCTGCGAACCACCCCGTCCACCGCCACCCCGCTCCCGCCGACCTCGCTGCGCCAGGCGTGGGTGGCGCTCGTCGGCCTGTCGGCCGTGTTCCTGTTCGAGATGCTCGACAACTCCGTCCTCACCGTCGCCCTGCCCACCATCGGCTGCGAGCTGGCCGCCACCACCACCGAGCTGCAGTGGGTCACCGCCGCCTACGCGGTCGTCTTCGGCGGCCTGATGCTCGCCTTCGGCGCGCTCGCCGACCGCTTCGGCCGCCGCAGGCTCATGCTCACCGGCCTGGCCCTGCTCGCCACCACCAGCCTCGCCACCGCCCTGGTCACCACCGCCTGGCAGCTCATCGCCGTCCGCGCGGCCCTCGGCGTGGCCGCCGCCATGACCACCCCCGGCTCCATGGCGCTGGCCTTCCGGCTGTTCCGCGACGACGCGCTGCGCGTGCGCGCCACCACGCTCATCTCCACCGTCGGCCTGGTCGGCCTGGCGATCGGCCCGACCCTGGGCGGCCTCGTCATCGCGGTCGCGCCCTGGCAGGTCCTGCTGCTGGTCAACGCCCCGATCGCGGTGCTCGCGCTGGTCGGCGTCCGGGCGGGCATCGCCCCCGACGACCCGGCCGAGCTGCACCGCGCCCCCGTGGACGTCCTCGGCGCGCTGCTGGGCACGGCGACCGTCGTGCTCGCCCTGGTGACGCCGACCCTGGCCGTGGACGCGGGCGGCTGGACCCCGTGGGCGACCGGGCTCACCGCCGTCGCCGCCGCGCTCGGCTTCGCCCACCGCCAGCGCACCGCCGCCCACCCGCTGCTGGACCCGGCCCTGCTGGCCCGACCGCTGGTGGCCAGCGGCCTCGCCTACAAGGCGGCGGCGGGCATGGCCACCGCGGGCCTCGGCTACCTGGTGGCCCTCCAGCTCCAGCTCGACTGGGGCTGGTCGCCCGCGCAGGCCGCGCTGGGCACCCTGCCGCAGGTCGTGGTCCTGCTCGCCGGGGGCGCGTTCGTGCAACCGCTGCTGCGCAGGCTCGGGTTCGACCGCGCCGCGTGGCTGGGCGCGGCGGCGGTCGCGGCCGGTCTGGCCGAGTACGCCCTGCTCGGGCGCCTCGGGTACCCGTGGGTGGCGCTCGCGCTCGTGCTGGTCGCGCTGGGGCTGCGCGTGGTCGGCGTGGTCGCGGCCATGAACGTGCTGCGCGGCCTGCCCGAGAACCGCACCACGATCGGCGCGGCCCTCACCGACACCGCGAGCGAGGTGACCTCGGCGGTGGGGCTGGCGGTGGTCGGGACGTCGCTGGCGCTGCTGTTCGGCGCCGACCTGACCGCGCCCGGCTGGACCCCGGACCGCGCCGCCCACTTCCACCAGGCCGTCACCGTCGCGGCCCTGGCCCTGACCGCCCTGGCGGCGGCCCTGGTCGGCTGGGGCCTGCGCCGCTCCCGCGCCGCGCGGGCCTGACGACCCCACCCGCGCACGCGAACGGGGCCCGCGCGAGCAGCGCGGGCCCCGTTCGGGCGTCGGGTTCAGGCGGTCGGTCAGGCCTTGCGGCGGCGGGTCACCGCGAACAGGGCCGCGCCACCGATCAGCAGGAGCGCGCCGATGGCCAGCGCCATCCCGGCCGGGGAGCCGGTGTGGGCCAGGCCCGCGCCGCCCGAGGTCCTGGCGACGGCCGGGACGACCGGGTTCTCGGAGGTGCCAGGGGCGGTGGTGCTCGACGCCTCGGCGCCGGTCGACGTCGTCGCCGAGGTGGTCTCGGACGTCGTCGACGACGAGGTGGTCGCGGAGGTGGTCGACGGCGCGGTGGTCGAGGACGTGGTCGACGGCGCGGTGGTCGTGGTGGAGCTGCCGGTGGTGGTGGTGCTGCT encodes:
- the modB gene encoding molybdate ABC transporter permease subunit; protein product: MTRRPPLVLLLPAAVGVAFLLVPLLGMLLRTPWDRLGELLAAPLVGQALRLSLLCASLATLVCLLLGVPLAWLLARTRVPGRGVLRALVTVPMVLPPVVGGVALLYVLGRRGLVGQYLDAWFGVSLPFTTAGVVVAEAFVAMPFLVVSVEGALRGADPRYEEAAATLGASRWTVFRRVTLPSVLPGVVAGAVLCWARALGEFGATITFAGNFPGRTATMPLSVYLALETDPDAAIVLSVLLLVVSVALLAALRERWITA
- the modA gene encoding molybdate ABC transporter substrate-binding protein — encoded protein: MRTRPRLRVLSALSAAALALVGCAPSDTPAPAEPGSAAAPLGEVTVFAAASLNETFTRLGKDFEAANPGSKVTFNFGGSSGLAQQLNQGAPADLFASAAPANMKQVTDTGLVTDTPTTFVRNRLQIAVPEGNPGKITGLADFGKDDLKIALCAEQVPCGAASKKVFEAAAVTPEADTLEQDVKAVLTKVRLGEVDAALVYRTDVRAAGADVEGITFAEADEAVNDYPIAVLAKAPNAAGGRAFREFVLSESGKKVLSAAGFDAP
- a CDS encoding TOBE domain-containing protein, whose amino-acid sequence is MPNLRISEAAALLGVSDDTVRRWIDQGRLSSVQLDSGRRGVEGAELAAFAQRAAENPEAGGPITTSARNRMRGIVTRVVKDGVMAQVEMQAGPFRVVSLMSSDSAEELGLEVGSVAVASIKSTHVVVEIPEV
- a CDS encoding TetR/AcrR family transcriptional regulator yields the protein MPTPQQRRAARNQLPGGEAATGRGAARKAPITVDAIVDTAFGIVEREGYEALTMRRVAAALGTGASSLYAHVVNKEDLDELLIGRLCARVALPEPDPAAWRAQLTAVCAALRDEYLRYPGVSRAALAAAPSNLDTLRVSEGMLAIALAGGVPPQAAAWAVDALTLYVNAYSLERSLAARRTAGGEEWVISREEMARRFAELPDAFAVSKRHAAELTAGTGHDRFDFTVALVLDGLERAGRD
- a CDS encoding MFS transporter; its protein translation is MFVPVDLRTTPSTATPLPPTSLRQAWVALVGLSAVFLFEMLDNSVLTVALPTIGCELAATTTELQWVTAAYAVVFGGLMLAFGALADRFGRRRLMLTGLALLATTSLATALVTTAWQLIAVRAALGVAAAMTTPGSMALAFRLFRDDALRVRATTLISTVGLVGLAIGPTLGGLVIAVAPWQVLLLVNAPIAVLALVGVRAGIAPDDPAELHRAPVDVLGALLGTATVVLALVTPTLAVDAGGWTPWATGLTAVAAALGFAHRQRTAAHPLLDPALLARPLVASGLAYKAAAGMATAGLGYLVALQLQLDWGWSPAQAALGTLPQVVVLLAGGAFVQPLLRRLGFDRAAWLGAAAVAAGLAEYALLGRLGYPWVALALVLVALGLRVVGVVAAMNVLRGLPENRTTIGAALTDTASEVTSAVGLAVVGTSLALLFGADLTAPGWTPDRAAHFHQAVTVAALALTALAAALVGWGLRRSRAARA